In Pocillopora verrucosa isolate sample1 chromosome 13, ASM3666991v2, whole genome shotgun sequence, one genomic interval encodes:
- the LOC136277576 gene encoding uncharacterized protein, with the protein MDKEKRGKIQQDYRRRNREILRKKAKQFRESKEGREKRKKYQQKYRKKNREKMKEYERRRYMKKKDGRKIEEERLMNVDQNLVEETVTRILPNEIEPPQNLRQVENMYERREMLSEESKRLFDEIEKLYNLI; encoded by the coding sequence ATGGATAAGGAAAAGAGGGGAAAAATACAACAAGACTATCGAAGGAGAAACCGCGAGATATTGCGAAAGAAGGCCAAACAATTTAGAGAGAGCAAGGAGGGGCGCGAGAAGCGCAAAAAGTATCaacaaaaatacagaaaaaaaaatagagaaaagatGAAAGAATATGAAAGGAGGCGCTATATGAAGAAGAAAGACGGCCGcaaaattgaagaagagagaCTTATGAATGTTGATCAAAATTTAGTGGAGGAGACCGTAACGAGAATCCTTCCCAACGAAATAGAGCCACCCCAAAATCTGCGGCAAGTAGAAAACATGTATGAAAGGAGAGAGATGTTATCCGAAGAGTCTAAGAGACTGTTCGATGAGATAGAGAAACTATATAACCTTATATAA